A genome region from Geobacter pickeringii includes the following:
- a CDS encoding efflux RND transporter permease subunit, translating into MIERVITACLRNHSLTILGALLLVVFGCWALLRTPVDAIPDISDNQVIVYATWEGRSSKVIADQVTYPLASSLQGLPRVRAVRSSTMFGVSMVYVIFEDAVDLYWARSRVQERLSQLADRLPRGVTPVLGPDGTGVGHVYWYVLKGNGQSLGELRTIQDTYLRNGLQTVPGVAEVASVGGFEKQYQIDLNPLKLHDLRIPAQAVVRAVSLSNRDVGGDVVERSAAEFQVRGRGYLRGKEDIENIVVATSVSGVPVYVKNLGVVQIGGGSRRGLLDENGEGEVVGGIVVMRSGENAKAVIGRVKEKLAGLGKGLPAGVRVTTAYDRSELIDRAIDTLSHALLEEIVLVTLAHILFLWHFRSILIVTAPLPLAILFSFLCMNLAGMNSNIMSLGGIAIAIGVLVDAGIVMTENVIRHAERHGAGYEEEIVPITEKAAHQVGRPIFFAMAIIILAFVPVFALTGTEGKMFRPLALTKTFAMVSSAILAVTLVPVLCSLLVRGKLRREEDNRLMAALTRLYRPALAWALDNRKKTVATALLLFVVALALTTRIGKEFMPPLNEGSLLFMPVTLPNVSINEAKRLVTLQDRIIRETPEVGYVLGKVGRADTPTDPSPLSMFETIILLKPQEKWRAGMTTEKLVAELNEKLQIPGVGNGWTMPIINRINMLSTGVRTDLGVKIYGDNLDTLSDLAVRAAEILKEVPGAADVVAERTQGGMYLDIEVDRAAAARYGLSADDVNSTIETVLGGMVATSTIEGRGRFPVRVRFLGDYRQDLEAIRRIPIPRGALRAPRTPQAASAAVYSPGGGMAPAGMGTAAGSSVMGETSPTGVGVTGMGGGGDVLLGQVTRISCVPGPAMINAENSFLRSVVFLNVRGRDMGRFVDEARAHLEKKLKLPPGCFMEWSGQYENHLRARKTLQVVVPLVLLIIFVLLVMVYRSVREALHVILAVPFALTGGVYLLYFTGYNFSVAVWVGFIALFGTAVQTGVVMVIYLDEAVARVRKRDGRLTRENLREAVTEGALLRLRPKVMTVSTIVAGLIPIFWSSRTGAEIMKPLATPVLGGMISSLLHVLIVTPVIFAWLRERELAKVDKAVAVGKAEGI; encoded by the coding sequence ATGATCGAACGGGTCATCACCGCCTGCCTGCGCAACCACTCCCTGACCATCCTCGGCGCGCTGCTGCTGGTCGTCTTCGGCTGCTGGGCGCTCCTGCGCACCCCGGTCGACGCCATTCCCGACATCTCCGACAACCAGGTCATCGTCTATGCGACATGGGAAGGACGCTCTTCTAAGGTCATCGCGGACCAGGTGACATACCCTCTTGCGTCCAGCCTCCAGGGACTTCCCCGCGTCCGGGCGGTCCGCTCCTCGACGATGTTCGGCGTCTCGATGGTCTACGTCATCTTCGAGGACGCGGTCGATCTCTACTGGGCGCGGAGCCGAGTCCAGGAGCGGCTCTCCCAGCTGGCGGACCGGCTCCCCCGGGGAGTAACGCCGGTGCTCGGCCCTGACGGTACCGGCGTCGGCCATGTCTACTGGTACGTCCTGAAGGGGAATGGGCAGAGCCTGGGAGAGCTGCGGACGATCCAGGACACGTATCTGCGCAATGGGCTGCAAACGGTTCCGGGGGTGGCGGAGGTTGCATCGGTCGGCGGCTTCGAGAAGCAGTACCAGATCGACCTGAACCCGCTGAAGCTGCATGATCTCCGGATACCGGCGCAGGCGGTCGTTCGGGCCGTCTCTCTCTCCAACCGTGACGTGGGGGGCGACGTCGTGGAGCGGAGCGCCGCGGAGTTCCAGGTGCGGGGACGCGGTTACCTGCGAGGGAAGGAGGACATCGAGAATATCGTTGTCGCCACCTCCGTTTCCGGGGTCCCCGTGTACGTGAAGAACCTCGGCGTGGTCCAGATAGGCGGGGGAAGCCGGCGGGGGCTCCTCGACGAGAACGGGGAGGGGGAAGTTGTCGGCGGCATCGTCGTCATGCGCTCGGGAGAGAACGCCAAGGCGGTGATCGGGAGGGTCAAGGAGAAACTCGCCGGCCTCGGGAAGGGGCTCCCCGCCGGGGTGAGGGTAACGACAGCCTACGACCGGAGCGAGCTGATCGACCGGGCCATCGACACCCTTTCCCATGCCCTGCTGGAAGAGATCGTCCTGGTCACGCTGGCGCACATCCTGTTCCTGTGGCATTTCCGCTCCATTCTGATCGTCACGGCGCCGCTGCCGCTGGCGATTCTCTTTTCATTCCTCTGCATGAATCTGGCAGGGATGAATTCCAACATCATGAGCCTGGGAGGGATCGCCATCGCCATTGGCGTCCTGGTGGATGCGGGCATCGTCATGACCGAAAACGTCATACGCCACGCCGAACGGCACGGGGCCGGGTATGAGGAGGAAATCGTCCCGATCACGGAGAAAGCCGCTCACCAGGTGGGGCGCCCGATCTTCTTCGCCATGGCGATCATCATCCTGGCATTCGTGCCGGTCTTCGCCCTGACGGGGACGGAGGGGAAGATGTTCCGCCCTCTGGCCCTCACCAAGACGTTCGCCATGGTCAGCTCTGCCATCCTGGCGGTGACGCTCGTGCCGGTGCTCTGCTCGCTTCTCGTCCGGGGAAAGCTGCGCCGGGAAGAGGACAACCGGCTGATGGCGGCGTTGACAAGGCTCTACCGTCCGGCGCTGGCGTGGGCGCTCGATAACCGGAAGAAAACCGTCGCCACGGCTTTGCTCCTGTTTGTCGTGGCGCTTGCCCTGACGACGAGGATCGGCAAGGAGTTCATGCCGCCGCTCAATGAGGGGAGCCTCCTGTTCATGCCGGTGACGCTCCCCAACGTCTCGATCAACGAGGCGAAGCGGCTGGTGACGCTCCAGGACCGGATCATCAGGGAGACGCCGGAGGTCGGCTACGTGCTGGGAAAGGTGGGCCGCGCCGATACCCCCACCGACCCGTCGCCCCTCTCCATGTTTGAGACGATCATCCTGCTGAAACCCCAGGAGAAGTGGCGCGCCGGAATGACGACGGAGAAGCTGGTCGCGGAGCTGAACGAAAAGCTGCAGATTCCCGGCGTGGGGAACGGCTGGACCATGCCGATCATCAACCGGATCAATATGCTCTCTACGGGTGTGCGGACCGATCTGGGGGTCAAAATCTACGGTGACAACCTGGACACCTTGTCGGATTTGGCCGTCCGGGCCGCGGAGATACTGAAGGAGGTGCCGGGAGCGGCGGACGTGGTGGCCGAGCGGACCCAGGGGGGGATGTATCTCGATATCGAGGTGGACCGAGCGGCGGCGGCGCGATACGGGCTCAGTGCTGACGATGTCAACAGCACCATCGAGACGGTTCTCGGCGGCATGGTCGCCACGAGCACCATCGAGGGACGGGGGCGTTTCCCGGTCCGTGTCCGCTTCCTCGGGGACTACCGCCAGGACCTGGAGGCAATCCGGCGGATCCCGATCCCGCGGGGAGCGCTCCGCGCACCACGGACTCCGCAGGCCGCGTCTGCCGCAGTCTACTCTCCAGGTGGCGGTATGGCGCCGGCGGGCATGGGGACCGCTGCCGGCTCTTCCGTGATGGGAGAGACGTCGCCAACGGGCGTTGGCGTGACCGGCATGGGCGGGGGAGGGGACGTGCTGCTGGGGCAGGTCACCCGCATCTCCTGCGTGCCGGGCCCCGCCATGATCAACGCCGAGAATTCGTTTCTCCGTTCGGTGGTGTTCCTGAACGTCAGGGGGCGCGACATGGGGCGCTTCGTGGACGAGGCCAGGGCGCATCTGGAAAAGAAGCTGAAGCTTCCGCCCGGCTGCTTCATGGAGTGGTCGGGACAGTACGAGAACCATCTCCGCGCCAGGAAGACGCTGCAGGTGGTGGTGCCGCTGGTGCTCCTCATCATCTTCGTCCTGCTGGTTATGGTTTACCGCTCCGTCAGGGAAGCGCTCCACGTGATCCTGGCCGTCCCCTTTGCCCTCACCGGCGGGGTCTATCTCCTCTACTTCACCGGCTACAACTTTTCCGTTGCGGTCTGGGTCGGATTCATCGCGCTCTTCGGTACGGCGGTGCAGACCGGCGTGGTGATGGTGATCTATCTGGACGAAGCGGTGGCGCGGGTCCGCAAGCGGGACGGGCGGCTGACGCGGGAAAACCTGCGGGAGGCAGTGACGGAAGGAGCGCTGCTCAGGCTGAGGCCGAAGGTCATGACGGTTTCCACCATCGTGGCGGGACTCATCCCTATCTTCTGGAGCAGCCGGACGGGCGCCGAGATCATGAAGCCGTTGGCGACGCCGGTGCTGGGAGGCATGATCTCTTCGCTGCTTCACGTGCTCATCGTGACCCCGGTGATCTTTGCCTGGCTGCGGGAACGCGAACTCGCGAAGGTGGACAAGGCCGTCGCCGTCGGGAAGGCCGAGGGGATCTGA
- a CDS encoding efflux RND transporter periplasmic adaptor subunit: MANVATTQAGFREFSIDTVAAGKVAWDERRLAKISARISGRVERLHANFTGARVKAGQPLLDIYSPELVSSQKEYLLAVEGAERAKESPLADSRAMMEGLRDAARARLRQWGFSDAQVAELVRTRQPKSVVTVYAPASGVVTERLVTAGQYVTEGALLFSVAPLSSVWVHAELYENEGGRAAIGSPAVVTTEAWPGREFRGKVAFVDPVINPETRTLKVRIDLANPGEFLKPEMFVKVALKGQKVRVLAVPEDAVVVTGDRALVWVESSSGTFEPRNVTLGRRGSGFYEVLSGLSAGETVAASGGFLIDAESRLKSARSKAPEQQGGTGR, translated from the coding sequence ATGGCAAATGTGGCGACAACGCAAGCCGGATTCCGCGAGTTTTCCATCGATACCGTTGCGGCCGGGAAAGTGGCGTGGGACGAACGGCGGCTGGCAAAGATCTCGGCCCGCATCTCCGGGCGGGTTGAACGGCTTCATGCAAACTTCACCGGCGCACGGGTGAAGGCGGGACAACCGTTGCTGGATATCTACTCGCCGGAACTCGTTTCATCTCAGAAAGAATACCTTCTTGCCGTTGAGGGTGCCGAGCGGGCAAAGGAGAGTCCCCTCGCGGACTCGCGAGCGATGATGGAGGGGCTGCGGGATGCTGCCCGGGCACGCCTGAGGCAGTGGGGTTTTAGCGATGCGCAGGTCGCCGAGCTTGTGCGGACACGGCAGCCGAAATCGGTCGTTACCGTTTACGCGCCCGCTTCCGGCGTTGTCACGGAACGGCTCGTGACTGCCGGACAGTATGTGACCGAGGGGGCGCTGCTCTTTTCGGTTGCGCCTCTGTCGAGCGTCTGGGTCCATGCGGAGTTGTACGAGAACGAGGGTGGAAGGGCGGCCATAGGGTCACCTGCGGTAGTCACGACGGAGGCCTGGCCCGGCAGAGAGTTCCGGGGGAAGGTGGCGTTCGTTGACCCTGTCATAAACCCCGAGACCCGGACGCTGAAGGTCCGGATCGACCTTGCCAACCCGGGGGAGTTCCTGAAGCCGGAGATGTTCGTGAAGGTGGCGCTCAAAGGGCAGAAGGTCCGGGTGCTGGCGGTGCCGGAAGACGCGGTGGTGGTCACCGGCGACCGGGCACTGGTCTGGGTCGAGTCCTCTTCCGGCACCTTCGAGCCGAGAAATGTTACGCTTGGCCGCCGGGGGAGCGGCTTTTACGAGGTGCTCTCCGGTCTTTCCGCCGGCGAGACAGTGGCCGCTTCGGGCGGATTCCTGATCGATGCGGAGAGCCGGTTGAAGAGCGCACGGTCGAAAGCTCCTGAACAGCAGGGAGGCACGGGACGATGA
- a CDS encoding NifB/NifX family molybdenum-iron cluster-binding protein — translation MEKKLAVASSDGNRIDEHFGRARRFRVYRFEGGNWLYEEDREGLPPCAGGAHSDDLLDQAVDRVADCRWVVVSQIGPGAIDALIARRVLPLVLKGTVDEALTLVGKRYLGTANTT, via the coding sequence ATGGAGAAAAAGCTGGCAGTTGCGAGCAGTGATGGCAATCGCATCGACGAGCATTTCGGGAGGGCGCGGCGTTTCAGGGTCTACCGGTTTGAAGGGGGGAATTGGCTTTATGAGGAAGACCGCGAGGGTCTCCCCCCATGCGCAGGCGGTGCCCATTCCGATGATCTCCTGGATCAGGCCGTTGATCGCGTGGCTGACTGCCGCTGGGTAGTGGTGAGCCAGATCGGCCCCGGCGCCATCGATGCCCTTATCGCCCGCCGTGTGCTCCCTCTAGTTCTCAAGGGGACTGTCGACGAAGCACTCACGCTTGTCGGCAAGCGGTATCTCGGCACGGCCAATACAACCTAA
- a CDS encoding TolC family protein: protein MKPGIIGRRLFAFVVVFFMTAGSAGAGEPLRNTAYFYEKAIAVRPTIHDVGERLRIARGIGPDRMAEFSGIHESASFLGDTDSAQDDFRDEAYDQLRAEIRMAYAELASVRGQTDEVRRSVVLLRHMVELSNTLYAGGKIDQAQALQAQIAWASLSENLLVLEGREKTHSIRLNVLTGDAPEDAIPALEPLREYAPAFDSRELAESYKSRRFIVVFQQTIRPDSPVATGDELHGADSLDVESGAFVSAARVSLETLSYRARRYRTELVPRAEQAYASRLEAYKNGRLDLSVLIESLREVSDLRRECQTLLGEIHVRKARLESATGVVLD from the coding sequence ATGAAGCCTGGAATCATCGGTCGCAGGCTATTTGCGTTTGTTGTCGTTTTCTTCATGACGGCGGGTTCTGCCGGGGCCGGGGAGCCCCTGCGGAATACCGCCTATTTCTACGAAAAAGCAATTGCCGTCAGGCCGACCATACACGATGTCGGCGAACGACTGCGGATCGCCAGGGGGATAGGGCCCGACCGCATGGCGGAATTCTCGGGGATACACGAATCCGCCTCTTTCCTAGGGGATACGGACTCCGCTCAGGACGATTTCCGGGATGAAGCCTATGACCAGCTTCGGGCCGAGATCAGAATGGCCTATGCGGAGCTCGCGTCTGTCCGGGGCCAGACCGATGAGGTTCGGCGGAGCGTGGTGCTTCTCCGGCACATGGTCGAGTTGTCCAACACCCTCTATGCCGGCGGGAAAATCGATCAGGCACAAGCCCTCCAGGCCCAGATCGCATGGGCGAGTCTGTCGGAGAATCTTCTCGTGCTCGAAGGGCGGGAAAAAACCCATTCGATTCGCCTCAATGTCCTGACCGGTGATGCCCCCGAAGATGCGATCCCTGCGCTCGAACCTCTCCGGGAATATGCCCCGGCCTTCGACTCGCGGGAGTTGGCGGAATCCTACAAGTCCCGGCGCTTTATCGTTGTGTTCCAGCAGACGATCCGTCCCGATTCTCCGGTTGCAACCGGCGACGAGCTCCATGGGGCGGATTCCCTGGACGTGGAGTCCGGCGCATTTGTCTCCGCTGCCCGGGTCTCGCTGGAAACCTTGTCCTATCGGGCTCGCCGCTACCGGACAGAGCTGGTTCCCCGCGCGGAGCAGGCCTATGCCTCGCGACTGGAGGCGTACAAAAATGGCCGGCTTGATCTTTCTGTGCTCATTGAATCACTGCGAGAAGTGTCGGACTTGCGGCGGGAATGCCAGACACTGCTCGGTGAAATTCATGTCCGTAAAGCCCGGTTGGAATCAGCCACCGGCGTTGTTCTCGACTAG
- a CDS encoding outer membrane lipoprotein-sorting protein: MKVGKTSKRIVGASLLAATALSVAVEFSAAKENVDWGKVAWSPVQSSSPWKEWKWDPKKEGRTWKYVDELTPDEKAYWQIDARWSHEIPRDKEFPYLPEERYPFKPPYNGEELSALGEAGGGGTVMCGLQTHHGYHISRTKDRNGVVSKSDTICNTIKHFKTFAEQLYGLKPGTEQGAYLVVVTSPPESAGTVSLSKFYKDGPGISKVEDRWAYLPSLRRVRRISGASGEDYIPGAIETYDDVFLRDFWKYDSKIIGVDILYQAVNSKKPYGPIKGPYRQDGGIETYVVLHKHNKKGYYLNQWITWHEKKTGHVIRTEQWDRKGNFKLVAEKGLAGVVNFYGKNVYPWEEGYKGGLTANGAERRAILHGGGPAQIWDVEQDVQTYTIPDTPDTGVAKEKFGPLDAYAGKETWKQLFQPQRIENSFVKPVPTVKFEAKDFPPPPPLYREKFAKYRKIALPAEILSKIKKEESEKRKLF; this comes from the coding sequence ATGAAAGTGGGAAAAACGAGCAAAAGGATTGTTGGAGCCAGTCTCCTTGCCGCCACGGCGCTTTCGGTTGCGGTCGAATTCAGCGCCGCCAAGGAAAACGTCGACTGGGGGAAGGTCGCCTGGTCGCCGGTCCAGTCCTCTTCCCCTTGGAAAGAGTGGAAATGGGACCCGAAGAAGGAGGGGCGGACCTGGAAGTACGTGGATGAACTGACGCCGGACGAGAAGGCATACTGGCAGATCGATGCGCGCTGGTCGCACGAAATCCCGAGGGATAAGGAGTTTCCCTACCTCCCCGAGGAGAGATATCCGTTCAAGCCGCCTTACAACGGCGAGGAGTTGAGCGCCCTCGGGGAAGCGGGGGGCGGAGGGACCGTCATGTGCGGTCTCCAGACCCATCACGGGTATCATATTTCCCGCACAAAGGACCGTAACGGAGTTGTGAGCAAGTCTGATACGATTTGTAATACGATTAAACATTTCAAGACTTTTGCCGAGCAACTTTACGGGCTGAAGCCGGGAACGGAGCAGGGAGCCTACCTGGTGGTCGTGACCAGCCCACCGGAGTCGGCCGGGACCGTTTCGCTCTCCAAGTTCTACAAGGACGGTCCTGGTATCTCTAAGGTCGAGGATCGCTGGGCTTATCTCCCCTCGTTACGGCGCGTCCGTCGGATATCGGGAGCAAGCGGCGAAGATTACATCCCTGGTGCTATCGAAACCTATGACGATGTCTTTCTCCGCGACTTCTGGAAATACGACTCGAAGATTATCGGGGTAGACATCCTGTATCAGGCGGTAAACAGCAAGAAGCCCTACGGGCCGATCAAGGGTCCTTACCGCCAGGACGGTGGCATTGAGACTTATGTCGTACTCCATAAGCATAATAAGAAAGGGTACTACCTGAACCAATGGATTACTTGGCACGAGAAAAAGACAGGCCACGTGATTCGAACCGAGCAGTGGGACCGCAAGGGTAACTTCAAACTCGTTGCCGAGAAGGGGCTTGCCGGCGTGGTTAACTTCTATGGCAAGAACGTTTATCCCTGGGAAGAGGGGTACAAAGGGGGGCTGACAGCCAACGGCGCCGAACGGCGCGCGATCCTCCATGGCGGGGGGCCTGCCCAGATCTGGGACGTGGAACAGGACGTCCAGACCTACACAATTCCCGATACCCCCGATACCGGAGTGGCGAAGGAAAAGTTTGGCCCGCTGGACGCCTACGCCGGGAAGGAAACCTGGAAACAGCTCTTCCAGCCCCAGCGAATAGAGAACTCGTTCGTGAAGCCGGTGCCGACGGTCAAGTTCGAGGCGAAGGACTTCCCGCCACCACCGCCCCTCTACCGCGAGAAGTTCGCCAAATACCGCAAGATAGCCCTCCCGGCTGAGATCCTTAGCAAGATCAAGAAGGAAGAGTCGGAAAAGCGGAAACTGTTCTAG
- a CDS encoding DUF2442 domain-containing protein — protein sequence MVTLFQGRLIKRLGIAQVFVEYGVVTWPDEIDLAPDAIYERIKQYGKWVLH from the coding sequence TTGGTTACACTTTTTCAGGGACGACTAATTAAGAGATTAGGCATTGCTCAGGTTTTTGTGGAGTACGGGGTAGTTACATGGCCGGATGAGATCGACCTTGCACCGGATGCCATATATGAAAGAATTAAGCAATATGGGAAATGGGTGCTACATTGA
- a CDS encoding pyridoxamine 5'-phosphate oxidase family protein: protein MGSNVNGKISQEIIEYIGGTLWAELATVREDGSPVVRTIGAFALDNGGSSIYFATLPNADKTRQIEANNRVSFFFQHEGQQLHEFRNAEVIGSAAKIDADDKLERAVRSIAERSPFVREHIEKNGVGTFGFYEVTASEIKFLDYRKGIGPEAIETVIL, encoded by the coding sequence ATGGGAAGTAATGTGAACGGAAAAATCAGTCAGGAGATCATCGAGTACATCGGTGGGACGCTGTGGGCGGAACTGGCCACGGTGAGGGAAGACGGAAGCCCGGTTGTGCGGACGATCGGGGCATTTGCCCTGGACAACGGGGGAAGCAGCATCTATTTTGCCACGCTCCCCAACGCCGACAAGACCCGGCAGATCGAGGCGAATAATCGAGTTTCCTTTTTCTTCCAGCACGAGGGGCAGCAGCTGCACGAATTCCGCAATGCCGAAGTCATCGGCAGCGCAGCCAAAATTGACGCTGACGACAAGCTGGAGCGTGCCGTCCGGTCGATCGCGGAACGGAGTCCCTTTGTCCGGGAGCATATCGAAAAGAACGGGGTCGGGACTTTCGGTTTCTACGAGGTCACCGCTTCAGAGATCAAGTTCCTCGATTACCGCAAGGGAATCGGGCCAGAAGCAATTGAGACCGTTATTCTGTGA
- a CDS encoding WD40/YVTN/BNR-like repeat-containing protein: MKLRNEHAKVNLPWTGGFRRATGSIAAVAVAMSLLCACSGSGREGKDIQASSWVPYRLPFNHVVFDLKPVGEKDGWAVGERGLILRFDGTQWQPVESPVAVPLFSVAFPEPGHGWAVGADGTILEFSDNAWKEVPKPDRWHLTSVAFTSPTDGWAVGERGSIIHYDGTAWRKVPFLKKVALNRVVFNGPRDGWAVGNQGVILHYDGTGWKEASVPADRTLYGIAFRSADEGWAVGEKGTILRYDGKSWSKAESPVERTFLNVAFTGGKDGYIVGRGGEILALRDGKWTPGGELPTRKTLYGISAGSDGRPWVAATSRDIFRKRY; encoded by the coding sequence ATGAAGCTCAGAAATGAACACGCGAAAGTAAACCTGCCGTGGACGGGTGGCTTTCGCCGCGCGACCGGGTCAATTGCAGCGGTTGCGGTGGCTATGTCGCTCCTGTGCGCCTGCTCCGGTTCCGGCAGGGAAGGGAAGGATATCCAGGCATCCTCGTGGGTTCCCTACCGTCTCCCCTTCAACCATGTGGTCTTTGACCTCAAACCGGTGGGGGAAAAGGACGGATGGGCGGTCGGGGAGCGCGGACTGATCCTGCGGTTCGACGGCACGCAGTGGCAACCGGTCGAATCCCCTGTCGCGGTCCCGCTGTTCTCGGTTGCTTTCCCGGAACCGGGGCATGGCTGGGCGGTGGGCGCCGACGGCACGATCCTGGAGTTTTCGGACAACGCCTGGAAGGAGGTGCCCAAGCCGGACAGGTGGCACCTGACGTCGGTGGCGTTCACCTCGCCTACCGATGGCTGGGCGGTGGGAGAGCGCGGCTCCATCATCCACTACGATGGGACGGCGTGGAGGAAGGTTCCTTTCCTGAAAAAAGTCGCACTCAACCGGGTCGTATTTAATGGCCCCCGTGACGGCTGGGCCGTGGGAAACCAGGGGGTGATCCTCCATTATGACGGCACGGGATGGAAGGAGGCTTCCGTCCCTGCCGACCGGACCCTCTACGGCATCGCGTTCCGAAGTGCAGACGAGGGGTGGGCGGTCGGGGAGAAGGGGACGATCCTCCGCTACGACGGCAAGTCGTGGTCCAAAGCCGAGAGTCCGGTGGAGAGGACGTTTCTGAACGTGGCGTTTACCGGCGGGAAGGACGGGTACATCGTGGGCCGCGGCGGGGAGATCCTCGCTCTGCGTGACGGCAAGTGGACGCCTGGTGGGGAATTGCCGACCAGAAAGACGCTGTATGGCATCTCGGCAGGTTCCGATGGGCGGCCCTGGGTGGCCGCAACGTCACGCGATATCTTCAGGAAACGGTATTGA
- a CDS encoding helix-turn-helix domain-containing transcriptional regulator has protein sequence MALTRDFKETVVFRVKNDPEFAQVLLNEAVTLFLSGDAETAKLVLRDLVNATVGFERLAEDIHKPSKSLHRMLSKAGNPTMESLSAIFAAITNFLKVNIKAVTTPLNDAHAFGRSLREA, from the coding sequence ATGGCACTTACTCGTGATTTCAAGGAAACGGTTGTGTTTCGGGTGAAAAACGATCCTGAGTTTGCACAGGTGCTCTTAAATGAAGCGGTGACCCTTTTTCTCAGCGGTGACGCAGAGACGGCGAAACTTGTTCTCCGCGATCTCGTAAATGCGACCGTTGGCTTTGAACGTCTGGCGGAAGATATCCACAAGCCGAGCAAAAGCCTTCATCGGATGTTGTCAAAGGCCGGCAATCCAACAATGGAGAGCCTTTCTGCTATATTCGCCGCGATAACCAATTTTCTCAAAGTGAACATCAAAGCCGTTACGACACCGCTTAACGATGCACATGCATTTGGTCGCTCGCTCCGAGAGGCATAA
- a CDS encoding integration host factor subunit alpha has protein sequence MTKADIAETISARLITSQRESLDLVEAVLELVKGRLERGETVKISGFGIFEVKQKKDRRGRKPQTGEDLTIEARRVLTFRLSPLLKRSLTESLRPLSCPE, from the coding sequence ATGACCAAAGCAGACATCGCTGAAACTATCTCAGCCCGCCTTATTACCTCACAGCGAGAATCTCTCGACCTCGTCGAGGCCGTGCTTGAGCTGGTAAAGGGCCGGCTTGAGCGAGGTGAAACTGTAAAGATTTCCGGATTTGGCATCTTCGAAGTGAAGCAAAAGAAGGACCGACGAGGGCGCAAGCCTCAGACAGGGGAAGATTTGACCATCGAGGCTCGTCGGGTGCTTACGTTCCGCCTGAGCCCATTGCTAAAGCGGAGCCTTACGGAATCGCTTCGGCCCCTCAGTTGCCCCGAGTGA
- the cysK gene encoding cysteine synthase A, with translation MARIHSNLTDLIGSTPLLRFNRVTDGAPAEVVAKLEAFNPGGSVKDRIGFAMIKDAEEKGYIKKDTVIIEPTSGNTGIALAFVAAARGYRLILTMPDTMSVERRNLLKAYGAELVLTPGAKGMKGAVERAAELAAEIPNSYVPQQFKNPANPEIHRATTAEEIWNDTDGKVDIVIGGVGTGGTITGVGEVLKVRKPGLKVIAVEPFDSPVLSGGQPGPHKIQGIGAGFVPDVLNTEVIDEIFKVKNEEAFAVGRRLALEEGLLVGISGGAAAFAALQIAKRPENVGKQIVVILPDTGERYLSTALFQEI, from the coding sequence ATGGCACGTATTCACAGCAACCTTACCGACCTTATCGGCAGCACCCCGCTTCTGCGATTTAACCGCGTAACCGACGGAGCCCCGGCGGAGGTGGTGGCGAAGCTCGAGGCGTTCAACCCCGGCGGCAGCGTGAAGGACCGGATCGGCTTCGCCATGATCAAGGATGCCGAGGAAAAAGGGTATATCAAAAAAGATACCGTTATCATCGAGCCGACGAGCGGCAACACCGGTATCGCCCTGGCCTTCGTGGCCGCGGCCCGGGGCTACCGGCTCATCCTCACCATGCCCGACACCATGAGTGTCGAGCGCCGCAACCTCCTCAAGGCCTATGGCGCCGAACTGGTTCTCACTCCCGGCGCCAAGGGGATGAAGGGGGCGGTGGAAAGGGCGGCGGAGCTGGCGGCGGAGATTCCCAATTCCTATGTGCCCCAGCAGTTCAAGAATCCGGCGAACCCCGAGATCCACCGGGCCACCACGGCGGAAGAGATATGGAACGACACCGACGGCAAAGTGGACATCGTGATCGGCGGTGTCGGCACCGGCGGAACCATCACCGGCGTGGGCGAGGTGCTCAAAGTGCGCAAGCCCGGCCTGAAGGTCATAGCGGTGGAGCCCTTCGACTCCCCGGTCCTCTCCGGCGGTCAGCCCGGCCCCCACAAGATTCAGGGGATCGGCGCCGGCTTCGTCCCTGACGTCCTCAACACCGAGGTGATCGACGAGATCTTCAAGGTGAAGAACGAAGAGGCCTTTGCCGTGGGCCGGAGGCTGGCACTGGAGGAGGGGCTTCTCGTCGGCATATCCGGCGGAGCTGCGGCATTCGCCGCGCTCCAGATAGCGAAGCGGCCGGAGAACGTCGGAAAGCAGATTGTAGTGATATTGCCCGATACGGGCGAGCGCTACCTTTCCACCGCGCTTTTCCAAGAAATTTAG